In one Yarrowia lipolytica chromosome 1A, complete sequence genomic region, the following are encoded:
- a CDS encoding uncharacterized protein (Compare to YALI0A17490g, no similarity, similar to Saccharomyces cerevisiae YNG1 (YOR064C); ancestral locus Anc_5.665), translating to MNNNAPAIVRSLALLNSLRDRTDLLSRQLEDLTSKCSSDPDAYPLSSLSVRREISSIYNQLTMLQHNSAVKAADVARLVEGELAKGRQALRVLASGEDGDQVVREADTSDTRDNHDIHGVRAQRQDTQGAIPQVAFELPPEVLNGDTNGVLEEDDRGHVEKELQASSEQELEEAEETATAAAQSEQTNGSVQEVDEPVEGVGADEEPVEEPVEEPVEEPVEEPVEEPVEQVTETPITEEVRSPKKKKSGKSLKKKEKRSEALPESPPDSIPASLSVNSPPPADVSATTASEEAIPLIPSTPPDDEDKKQHSKNSRRRKRDNRILHELSSLDIVNVNEEASKRRKRRRSEVEVEEKESVGGENKQEHEEEEENEEEEENKEEEENKEEEENKEEEENEEEEENEEEEEATEEGEVETTPEVDTEAQDETVPSQSKVPPVADDVVASPPAKRRRTRSQSSSKEKPLNPIKEVVEEAVEEDTKEEDKEGLGEAKSTANRRLPPPTPPVEDVFCTCRKGSQGRMIACDSPKCKTEWFHMKCVGLKHPPRGDWYCDACAKIRADRKARKKELGAKNKMSKQAKKAQEEGTEASRPRRTRKR from the coding sequence ATGAACAATAATGCGCCGGCCATCGTGCGGTCGCTGGCTCTTTTGAACTCGCTTCGAGACCGCACCGATCTGTTATCGCGGCAGCTGGAAGATTTGACGTCCAAATGCTCCTCCGACCCCGACGCGTATCCTCTGTCTTCACTGTCGGTTCGACGAGAGATATCGAGCATCTACAACCAACTGACGATGCTGCAGCACAATAGTGCGGTGAAAGCTGCTGACGTGGCCCGTTTGGTTGAGGGCGAATTGGCTAAGGGCCGCCAAGCTTTACGCGTTTTGGCcagtggagaagatggagaccAGGTGGTCCGAGAGGCGGACACGAGCGACACAAGGGACAACCACGACATACATGGAGTACGCGCACAAAGACAGGATACACAAGGAGCTATACCCCAGGTTGCCTTTGAACTTCCACCGGAGGTTTTGAATGGAGACACCAATGGagtgttggaggaggatgacaGGGGACATGTTGAGAAGGAATTGCAAGCCTCGTCGGAAcaggagttggaggaggcagaGGAAACAGCTACTGCAGCAGCACAATCGGAACAGACCAACGGAAGTGTGCAAGAGGTGGATGAGCCTGTGGAGGGTGTTGGGGCTGACGAGGAGCCAGTTGAAGAACCAGTTGAAGAACCAGTTGAAGAACCAGTTGAAGAACCAGTTGAAGAACCAGTTGAACAGGTTACTGAAACCCCAATCACGGAGGAAGTGCGGTCaccgaagaagaaaaagtcCGGCAAGTCGCtaaagaagaaggagaaacgGTCAGAGGCGTTACCCGAGTCTCCGCCAGACAGCATACCCGCGTCTCTTTCTGTGAATTCTCCCCCCCCAGCAGATGTGTCAGCTACAACCGCATCGGAAGAAGCTATTCCTCTGATTCCGTCAACGCCTCcagacgacgaggacaagaagcagcaCAGCAAGAATTCTCGACGCCGCAAGCGCGACAACCGCATTTTGCATGAGCTCAGCTCGTTGGATATTGTCAATGTCAACGAGGAGGCCTCcaagagaaggaagagaaggaggtcAGAGGTAGaagtggaggagaaggagagtGTGGGTGGGGAGAATAAGCAGGAAcacgaggaggaagaggaaaatgaggaggaagaggaaaataaggaggaagaggaaaataaggaggaagaggaaaataaggaggaagaggaaaatgaggaggaagaagaaaatgaggaagaagaggaggccaCCGAAGAAGGCGAGGTTGAAACTACTCCTGAAGTGGACACTGAAGCTCAAGATGAAACGGTTCCCTCTCAATCAAAAGTCCCACCTGTGGCTGATGATGTGgtcgcttctcctcccgCAAAACGCCGAAGAACAAGGTCCCAGAGCTCTTCCAAGGAAAAGCCTCTAAACCCTATTAAAGAGGTGGTTGAAGAGGCGGTCGAGGAGGATACTaaagaggaggacaaggaagGTCTTGGAGAGGCGAAATCCACAGCAAACAGACGATTGCCACCCCCTACACCGCCCGTGGAAGACGTGTTTTGCACGTGTCGAAAGGGCTCGCAGGGCCGCATGATTGCGTGCGACTCGCCAAAGTGCAAAACGGAGTGGTTCCACATGAAGTGCGTGGGGCTCAAACACCCACCTCGAGGCGACTGGTACTGCGACGCGTGCGCCAAGATCCGGGCTGACCGCAAGGCCcgcaagaaggagctgggtGCAAAGAACAAGATGTCGAAACAGGCTAAAAAGGcccaggaggagggaaCCGAAGCATCTCGACCGAGGCggacgaggaagaggtaA
- a CDS encoding uncharacterized protein (Compare to YALI0A17380g, similar to uniprot|P89886 Saccharomyces cerevisiae YER007ca, similar to Saccharomyces cerevisiae TMA20 (YER007C-A); ancestral locus Anc_7.152): MSFLYSHPPGASQVGTTVTLARDRHRPKPLVSDLVLTCDFPDSERGAQTSADSARQNLVHQICMFHHLVPTSIIGCLDLQTHAMFKKFSHENINSKANVKSSSQRALKAKLVAQFPDMEPVVDQIIPKKAQLVHVKCQDRISLYTIDGKVMFFQHFDDELVPSLHLVHQFPQYFPSIKTDRGAIKFVLSGANIMCRGLTSKGAELPDEPMEKDQIVIVNAEGKEHALAVGKLTMSTKEIEEVNNGIGVELLHYLGDGLWSYHE; this comes from the coding sequence ATGTCCTTCTTATACTCCCATCCTCCGGGTGCGTCCCAGGTGGGAACAACAGTCACCCttgcacgtgaccggcACCGTCCCAAGCCCTTAGTAAGCGACTTGGTCCTTACATGCGATTTTCCAGATTCTGAGAGAGGGGCTCAGACGTCCGCTGACTCAGCGCGGCAAAACCTTGTGCACCAAATCTGCATGTTCCATCATCTGGTGCCAACATCCATCATCGGTTGTCTGGATCTTCAAACACACGCCATGTTCAAGAAATTCTCTCACGAaaacatcaactccaaggccaacgtcaagtcgtcgtcgcagcgggctctcaaggccaagctcgTGGCGCAATTCCCCGATATGGAGCCTGTTGTCGACCAGATTATCCCCAAAAAGGCCCAGCTGGTCCACGTCAAGTGCCAGGACCGGATTTCTCTGTACACCATCGACGGTAAAGTCATGTTTTTCCAGCACTttgacgacgagctggTCCCCTCGCTACACCTGGTCCACCAGTTCCCCCAGTACTTCCCCTCGATAAAGACAGATCGAGGCGCCATCAAGTTTGTGCTCTCTGGCGCAAACATCATGTGCCGAGGCCTCACATCCAAGGGCGCAGAGCTGCCCGACGAGCCCATGGAGAAGGACCAAATTGTGATTGTCAACGCCGAGGGCAAGGAGCACGCGCTGGCGGTGGGCAAGCTGACCATGtccaccaaggagattgaggaggtcAACAACGGCATTGGAGTGGAACTTTTGCATTATCTGGGCGACGGTCTGTGGTCTTACCATGAGTAG
- a CDS encoding uncharacterized protein (Compare to YALI0A17468g, similar to uniprot|P07143 Saccharomyces cerevisiae YOR065w CYT1 cytochrome-c1, similar to Saccharomyces cerevisiae CYT1 (YOR065W); ancestral locus Anc_5.666) — protein MWDSTPNATAAATRASTLRPRNYIRSEMRRRRIGVWPENRRVSRLWVSLSPRSCVTCPVPTNQNPPINNHHTPILTQMFKAIPLRQALLGISSAVCAGATTTYYYTTKAEAMTAAEHGLHPAEYPWPQNGMLSTFDHASLRRGYQVYKEVCAACHSLDRIAWRNLVGVTHTTDEAKAFAEELEYDDEPDDEGNPRKRPGKLADYIPGPYPNEQAARAANQGALPPDLSLIAKARHGGADYIFALLTGYPDEPPAGVVLAPGMNYNPYFPGGGIGMARTLFDGVVEYEDGTPATTSQMAKDVAAFLTWAAEPEHDERKKLGLKAIIVISAMLGLSVYIKKFKWSPIKNRKFIYNPPKN, from the coding sequence ATGTGGGACAGCACACCCAACGCAactgcagcagcaacaagagCATCGACATTGCGACCGAGAAACTACATTCGCAGCGAAATGCGACGACGGCGAATTGGCGTGTGGCCCGAGAATCGACGTGTGTCACGTCTGTGGGTCTCATTGTCACCCCGGTCTTGCGTCACTTGCCCCGTCCCAACCAATCAAAACCCGCCCATCAACAATCATCACACACCCATACTAACGCAGATGTTCAAAGCAATCCCCCTTCGACAGGCCCTGCTCGGAATCTCCTCCGCCGTGTGTGCCGgtgccaccaccacctaCTACTACACAACCAAGGCTGAGGCCATGACCGCCGCTGAGCACGGTCTCCACCCAGCGGAGTACCCCTGGCCCCAGAATGGCATGCTCTCCACCTTTGACCACGCCTCTCTGCGACGAGGCTACCAGGTCTACAAGGAGGTCTGCGCCGCCTGCCACTCTCTGGACCGAATCGCCTGGCGAAACCTCGTGGGCGTGACCCACACCACCGATGAGGCCAAGGCTTTCGCTGAGGAGCTCGAgtacgacgacgagcccGATGATGAGGGTAACCCCCGAAAGCGACCCGGAAAGCTCGCCGACTACATTCCCGGCCCCTACCCTAACGAGCAGGCTGCCCGAGCCGCCAACCAGGGAGCTCTTCCCCCGGATCTGTCCCTCATTGCCAAGGCCCGACACGGAGGTGCCGACTACATTTTTGCTCTGCTGACCGGCTACCCCGACGAGCCTCCTGCCGGCGTCGTGCTCGCCCCCGGAATGAACTACAACCCCTACTTCCCCGGAGGAGGCATTGGTATGGCCCGAACTCTGTTCGACGGTGTTGTCGAGTACGAGGACGGCACTCccgccaccacctcccAGATGGCCAAGGATGTCGCTGCCTTCCTGACCTGGGCTGCCGAGCCTGAGCATGACGAGCGAAAGAAGCTTGgtctcaaggccatcattGTCATTTCCGCCATGCTTGGACTGTCGGTCTACATCAAGAAGTTCAAGTGGTCCCCCATCAAGAACCGAAAGTTTATCTACAACCCCCCCAAGAACTAG
- a CDS encoding uncharacterized protein (Compare to YALI0A17512g, similar to uniprot|P40351 Saccharomyces cerevisiae YOR067c ALG8 Dolichyl pyrophosphate Glc1Man9GlcNAc2 alpha- 1 3-glucosyltransferase, similar to Saccharomyces cerevisiae ALG8 (YOR067C); ancestral locus Anc_5.669): MCQFIMKYSVYELISKYSQFCPKTSENVTISHHLPQLTPIGILLSPPIYAPHLSLGVQYTRQLNVTHLKPRHCAHSRTMPLSLTSVFVAGCCLKLLLFSAYHSTDFEVHRNWMAITYHLPVREWYTNTVSEWTLDYPPFFAYFEWVLSHLCPASVVEDGALDLVAKGSYGMPTIAYQRITVIVSEILLFVACQWYVNSSVEDRQNLNTKGSHAGVTRKLSTIKESKEETEDADSSLSEHPELAATKTKPTAKLRAFAVASSVVLSPGLLIIDHIHFQYNGFMYGIMIASMVAARNGQPLLCGALFAILLCFKHIYLYLAPAYFVYLLRVVVIPGNSFKSLRINFRDTVLLGLIVVGTFTVCFGPFVAFGQLENLKSRLFPFSRGLTHAYWAPNFWALYSFADKVAVTVMKGRGAVSGGTRGIVGDVAFGVLPNVSPSTTFFLTLFYQLLGLGPLLMKPTYARFVGAITYCAYASFLFGWHVHEKAILMIIIPFTFVVLRDKRLLLVFIPLTISGYISLFPLIYTSAEFMVKILYTFAWFCMYFLWFNHRLVSDHRNSITTREFLLDRASFFYQMGFVPVVALSVILDGRPNMEFLGLMIMSVYSAIGVCGSFVAYSWLYMCEPGMWQ; encoded by the coding sequence ATGTGTCAGTTTATAATGAAATACTCCGTTTATGAACTAATATCCAAGTATTCACAATTTTGTCCGAAAACATCCGAAAACGTAACCATTTCCCACCACTTGCCTCAACTAACTCCAATTGGCATTTTACTTAGCCCGCCGATCTACGCACCGCATTTGAGTTTgggggtacagtacacgCGTCAGCTCAACGTCACACACCTGAAACCTCGACATTGTGCACATTCCAGGACCATGCCGCTCTCCCTAACGTCGGTCTTTGTGGCAGGCTGTTgtctgaagctgctgctgttctcGGCGTACCACTCCACGGACTTTGAGGTCCACCGCAACTGGATGGCCATCACCTACCACCTGCCGGTGCGAGAGTGGTACACAAACACCGTCAGCGAGTGGACGCTCGACTATCCGCCCTTCTTTGCATACTTTGAATGGGTGCTGTCGCATCTGTGTCCTGCTAGCGTCGTTGAGGACGGCGCGCTGGACCTGGTGGCCAAGGGCTCCTACGGCATGCCCACCATTGCCTACCAACGCATCACCGTCATTGTGTCGGAGAttctgctgtttgtggcGTGCCAGTGGTACGTCAACTCGTCGGTGGAGGACCGGCAGAACCTCAACACCAAGGGCAGCCACGCCGGAGTCACCCGAAAGCTGTCAACCATCAAGGAGTCTAAGGAGGAAACAGAAGACGCAGACTCGTCGCTATCGGAACACCCCGAGCTGGCcgccacaaaaacaaagcCCACTGCCAAGTTGCGGGCCTTTGCCGTCGCCTCCTCGGTCGTGCTCTCTCCCGGACTGCTCATCATCGACCATATCCACTTTCAGTACAACGGCTTCATGTACGGAATCATGATTGCCAGCATGGTGGCAGCTCGAAACGGCCAGCCGCTCCTCTGCGGAGCGCTGTTTGCCATTTTGCTGTGCTTCAAACATATCTACCTCTACCTGGCGCCGGCCTACTTTGTCTATCTTCTTCGTGTCGTGGTCATCCCCGGAAACTCGTTCAAAAGCCTGAGAATCAACTTCAGAGACACCGTGCTGCTCGGTCTCATTGTTGTGGGCACTTTCACTGTCTGTTTCGGGCCGTTTGTGGCATTTGGACAGCTCGAAAATCTCAAGTCGCGCCTATTCCCCTTCTCCCGAGGACTCACCCACGCCTACTGGGCCCCCAACTTCTGGGCGCTGTACTCGTTTGCAGACAAGGTGGCTGTGACGGTCATGAAGGGCCGAGGAGCCGTCTCTGGAGGCACTAGAGGCATTGTGGGAGACGTTGCGTTTGGTGTGTTGCCCAACGTGTCTCCTTCAACCACGTTCTTCCTCACCCTCTTCTACCAGCTCCTGGGTCTGGGGCCCCTTCTGATGAAACCCACGTACGCGCGATTTGTGGGTGCCATCACCTACTGCGCGTACGCGTCATTCTTGTTTGGATGGCATGTCCATGAGAAGGCCATCTTGATGATCATTATTCCCTTCACGTTTGTGGTGCTACGAGACAAgcggctgctgctggtgttcATCCCCCTGACCATCTCCGGCTACATTTCGCTCTTCCCGCTCATCTACACGTCAGCCGAGTTTATGGTCAAGATTCTGTACACGTTTGCGTGGttctgtatgtactttttgTGGTTCAACCACCGGCTGGTGTCGGACCACCGCAACAGCATCACCACGCGCGAGTTTCTGCTTGACcgagcctccttcttctacCAGATGGGATTTGTTCCCGTGGTAGCTCTGTCTGTTATTCTGGACGGACGACCCAATATGGAGTTTCTGGGTCTCATGATCATGTCCGTGTACTCTGCCATAGGCGTGTGTGGCAGTTTTGTCGCCTACTCGTGGTTGTACATGTGTGAGCCCGGAATGTGGCAGTAA
- a CDS encoding uncharacterized protein (Compare to YALI0A17358g, weakly similar to uniprot|P39937 Saccharomyces cerevisiae YER007w PAC2 involved in the stabilization of microtubles, similar to Saccharomyces cerevisiae PAC2 (YER007W); ancestral locus Anc_7.151): MRNTNMLNQRLSIDGNNCTVRYVGTDVPVWPDEEAIGVEWDDPARGKNNGSVKGTQLFECTQLGAGSFLKSASLAKKQVRYGTSFVEAVVERYASESRVDEIKIGTKMSQVLGFDNKGLENLTSINLANKGVSEAHETDSLPLARVVHLDLSFNLFTSFETVLQCLQTTPHVEWMSLNGNRFRVDAEGTPNSLFPSLTSLSLTNTLLSEKEVLLIIKHFPNLTHLVLAHNKTIKSIDLRDTRLQFLDLSYNNLHDLSHFHFPPSLTSLNLSQNRLENVTAETLPRSDSLTELDVSYNTLQWSDFDQLCIIYPSLTSLRINDNPFTKEDFSTNNLSVSPIDSQIIARWHKKLSTLNGRFVADQERSDSLIYFVNSVIQGKIDYPRDKGANKTHFDALVASLGISQAHATPRVTENFPTARQAFVKVTYTTRVDRGTSTTTQRLNKHSSVQKMKFGVLRNKGFSPLHSCTIVIDDIEVYDELKTLDFYGVTDSTKVDVLIQ; the protein is encoded by the coding sequence ATGAGAAACACCAACATGCTCAACCAACGGCTGTCGATAGATGGAAACAATTGCACAGTACGGTACGTGGGAACCGACGTGCCCGTGTGGCCCGACGAAGAAGCGATCGGCGTGGAGTGGGACGATCCAGCTCGCGGCAAAAACAACGGATCAGTCAAGGGTACACAACTGTTCGAATGCACCCAACTGGGAGCCGGATCGTTCCTGAAAAGTGCGTCGTTGGCCAAAAAGCAGGTCCGCTATGGCACATCGTTTGTGGAGGCTGTGGTTGAGCGATACGCGTCGGAATCACGAGtggacgagatcaagaTTGGTACGAAAATGAGCCAGGTGTTGGGGTTCGATAAcaagggtctggagaaTCTGACGAGCATAAATCTGGCCAACAAGGGCGTTTCAGAGGCCCATGAAACTGATAGTCTGCCTCTGGCTCGCGTGGTGCATCTTGATCTGTCCTTCAATCTCTTTACATCGTTCGAAACGGTGCTCCAATGTCTCCAGACAACACCCCATGTCGAGTGGATGTCTTTGAACGGAAACAGATTCAGAGTGGATGCTGAAGGTACTCCGAACTCATTGTTTCCCTCTCTTACCTCTTTGTCATTGACCAACACCTTGCTGTCTGAGAAGGAAGTACTGCTAATCATCAAACACTTCCCTAACCTCACTCATCTGGTTTTGGCCCATaacaagaccatcaagtCGATCGATTTGCGGGATACCCGTCTGCAGTTTCTCGATCTGTCTTACAACAATCTGCATGACCTCTCACACTTCCACTTCCCCCCTTCTTTGACGTCCTTGAACCTGTCTCAGAACAGGTTGGAGAACGTGACTGCGGAGACTCTACCCCGTTCAGACTCCCTCACAGAGCTCGATGTGTCCTACAACACCCTTCAGTGGTCCGATTTCGATCAGCTATGCATTATTTATCCGTCCTTGACATCCCTACGGATCAACGACAACCCGTTCACCAAAGAAGACTTTTCCACAAACAATCTTTCTGTGTCGCCTATCGACTCGCAGATCATTGCGCGATGGCACAAGAAGCTGAGTACGCTCAATGGCCGGTTTGTGGCCGACCAGGAACGCTCGGACAGTCTCATCTACTTTGTCAACTCGGTCATACAAGGCAAGATTGACTACCCACGAGACAAGGGGGCTAACAAGACCCATTTCGACGCTCTGGTAGCGTCGCTGGGCATTTCACAGGCCCACGCAACTCCCAGGGTGACTGAAAACTTTCCTACTGCCCGTCAGGCGTTTGTGAAGGTCACGTATACCACTCGTGTCGACCGTGGaacgagtacgacgacCCAGAGACTCAACAAACACAGCTCTGTGCAAAAGATGAAGTTTGGCGTGCTAAGAAACAAGGGTTTTTCGCCTCTGCATTCCTGCACCATTGTCATTGACGATATTGAGGTGTAtgacgagctcaagacgTTGGATTTCTACGGAGTCACGGATTCTACAAAGGTTGACGTTTTAATTCAGTGA
- a CDS encoding uncharacterized protein (Compare to YALI0A17446g, no similarity) → MDEYDRAVEMLSKAGVCIKGSPPKSTRTEGATLTSFKNFNPESQWNGEDDDGDLTQIDPFLQSQTLSPTQPPGPATEPPVMSQTFVDPPSSSQASPPYQFKHSRSARLAPSSSQSYLPVKPTPLSQPRRFSETSTWKRTVDDMPSLGASPVSSPPNSPKRAKSWKKHFTPADTDVRSGNGMVSRGTQTEDPEWLTDTQAMENHIVDVVQNPLFDAYVARIKELMKGDQFEKDGF, encoded by the coding sequence ATGGACGAATACGACCGGGCAGTGGAAATGCTATCAAAGGCGGGAGTGTGTATCAAGGGTAGCCCTCCCAAGTCTACCAGGACTGAAGGTGCCACCCTGACCTCCTTCAAAAACTTCAACCCAGAGTCTCAGTGGAAcggagaagatgatgatggcgACCTCACCCAGATTGATCCCTTTCTCCAGTCTCAAACCCTCTCTCCCACCCAACCTCCTGGTCCAGCTACTGAGCCTCCAGTTATGAGCCAGACTTTTGTTGATCCCCCCAGTTCGTCGCAAGCATCTCCCCCATACCAATTCAAGCACTCTCGGTCTGCGAGGCTAGCACCATCGTCGTCGCAGTCCTATCTGCCGGTGAAGCCAACCCCATTGTCGCagccaaggagattctcTGAGACTTCTACGTGGAAACGCACCGTTGACGATATGCCTTCTTTGGGGGCTTCTCCTGTCAGCTCGCCCCCCAACTCTCCGAAAAGAGCCAAGTCGTGGAAGAAGCACTTTACCCCTGCAGATACAGACGTTCGGAGCGGGAATGGGATGGTCAGCAGAGGAACACAGACCGAGGACCCCGAATGGCTGACTGACACGCAAGCTATGGAGAACCACATTGTGGATGTGGTCCAAAATCCTTTGTTCGACGCATATGTTGCACGCATCAAGGAGTTGATGAAAGGCGACCAATTCGAGAAGGACGGATTCTGA
- a CDS encoding uncharacterized protein (Compare to YALI0A17424g, weakly similar to uniprot|P42841 Saccharomyces cerevisiae YNL317w PFS2 polyadenylation factor I subunit 2 required for mRNA 3'-end processing bridges two mRNA 3'- end processing factors): MPKRHTRHMSSDSGPLHRRTIPISVHIFSGFFYAPFYAPQLTQFIVTITMYSTYQRPAGYQPRQQPQGEEDRRPAHRRTVDHGSAFGKWHLDRLSGRTIQPANMRSEQSYIVDLLPPSAYTNINGSLRSTNPHITSVAATPAKFIQVALNKVRHPVYSATWTPDGRRLLTGSMSGEFTLWNGMTFNFESIMQAHESGVRSLKYSHSGEWLLSGDHEGNVKFWQPSLNCVNVIDKAHRESIRELAFAPSDHKFVTGSDDGLLKIWDFHESSNAESVLKGHGWDVKSVDWHSELGLIVSGSKDNLIKLWDPRSAKNVNTFHGFKNTVMKTTFQPTGTKRLLAAGCRDRTCRILDLRMLNSGSSEAGPTAGTDMPTRGDRSMAVLRGHDSDVFSLTWHPTHANVVTSGTKTGSIYTFNVDTTPAGGAYGPDSGILPVNTIPSAHDYCVSTLDYHPEGHVLCSGGLDRMTRFWARPRPGDPTSFRDKYYEPKEEGVSVKTLPGVNNATSRAGMARVEHVSTQHFNTAQPEVTDDEPVSIPGFAR, from the coding sequence ATGCCGAAAAGACACACGAGACACATGTCATCCGATTCTGGGCCTCTCCATCGCCGTACCATTCCAATATCTGTTCACATTTTCTCAGGATTTTTTTATGCACCGTTTTATGCACCACAACTTACTCAGTTCATTGTCACGATCACCATGTACAGCACCTATCAGCGACCAGCAGGGTACCAGCCGCGCCAGCAGCCGCAGGGCGAGGAAGATCGACGACCTGCGCACAGACGGACCGTTGACCATGGCTCGGCGTTCGGCAAGTGGCATTTGGACCGGCTGAGTGGGCGCACGATCCAACCGGCCAACATGCGATCGGAACAGTCGTATATCGTCGATCTGCTGCCTCCGTCGGCCTacaccaacatcaacggGTCGCTGCGGTCGACCAACCCGCACATTACGTCCGTGGCGGCCACTCCGGCCAAGTTCATCCAGGTGGCTCTCAACAAAGTGCGGCACCCGGTGTACTCAGCCACCTGGACGCCTGATGGACGACGACTCCTCACAGGCTCCATGTCCGGCGAGTTCACGCTGTGGAACGGTATGACGTTCAATTTCGAGTCAATCATGCAGGCGCACGAGAGCGGAGTTCGATCGCTCAAGTACTCGCACTCTGGAGAATGGCTCTTGTCTGGAGACCATGAAGGCAACGTCAAGTTCTGGCAGCCATCGCTCAACTGTGTTAACGTGATCGACAAGGCCCACCGTGAGTCGATCAGAGAGCTGGCGTTTGCGCCCAGTGACCACAAGTTTGTCACCGGATCGGACGACGGTCTGCTCAAGATCTGGGACTTCCACGAGAGCAGTAACGCCGAGTCGGTGCTCAAGGGCCACGGCTGGGACGTCAAGTCGGTCGATTGGCACTCGGAGCTGGGCCTCATTGTGTCTGGATCGAAAGACAACCTCATCAAGCTGTGGGACCCTCGATCCGCCAAAAACGTCAACACTTTCCACGGCTTCAAAAACACCGTCATGAAAACCACCTTCCAGCCCACTGGTACCAAACGGCTTCTGGCTGCAGGATGCCGGGACCGAACATGCCGAATTCTCGATCTGAGAATGCTCAACTCGGGCTCGTCGGAAGCAGGACCAACAGCAGGAACAGACATGCCCACCAGAGGAGATCGGTCCATGGCCGTGCTTCGAGGGCACGATTCGGACGTGTTTTCGCTCACATGGCACCCCACACACGCCAACGTGGTCACCTCGGGCACCAAAACAGGCTCCATCTACACCTTCAACGTCGACACAACTCCCGCCGGAGGAGCGTATGGACCGGACTCGGGAATTCTGCCTGTTAACACCATCCCCTCGGCCCACGACTACTGCGTTTCTACTTTGGACTACCACCCCGAAGGCCACGTGCTTTGTTCGGGAGGTCTCGACCGAATGACTCGTTTCTGGGCACGACCTCGGCCCGGAGACCCCACCTCCTTCAGAGACAAGTACTACGAACCCAAGGAGGAAGGCGTCTCAGTCAAGACGCTGCCCGGAGTCAACAATGCCACCAGCCGGGCCGGCATGGCTCGTGTCGAGCACGTGTCTACTCAGCATTTCAACACTGCCCAGCCCGAGGTGACCGATGACGAGCCGGTCTCCATTCCGGGTTTTGCTAGATAG